From Magnolia sinica isolate HGM2019 chromosome 13, MsV1, whole genome shotgun sequence, one genomic window encodes:
- the LOC131222425 gene encoding glucan endo-1,3-beta-glucosidase 8-like codes for MAAEATELRCLHLLSVIIIAMAMHANCIGVNWGKMGTHRLPDEMIVQMLKDNGFDKVKLFDADESSMKALSGSDLEVMVAIPNYMLQAMSDDPGVASDWVAANVTRYSYPGGVNIKYVAVGNEPFLQTYNGSFLNITLPALQNVQKALHKVGLGRQIKVTVPFNADVYNSPLSNPVPSAGDFRSDIRELTIQIVEFLSENNAPFTVNIYPFLSLYGNDYFPMDYAFFDGTNKPIKDGNTIYNNVFDANLDTLIWALQKAGYPDMPILVGEVGWPTDGDKHANVDNAKRFNQGLLRHVLSGEGTPMRSSKIHVYLFSLIDENAKSIDPGSFERHWGIFEFDGKPKYELDLSGHEENKALRAAEGVEYLPRRWCVLDPDATDLAKLPDSITYACTFSDCTALGYGSSCNHLGVDGNASYAFNMYYQVGNQQTVDCVFSGLAMVTDQDPTDGTCRFPVMVAYSSSTTWNRLRNKLPAVVGVIMVFFFLIEYQRDVGVFVL; via the exons ATGGCAGCAGAAGCAACAGAACTCAGATGTCTCCATCTTCTATCTGTTATCATCATTGCAATGGCCATGCATGCCAATTGCATTGGGGTGAACTGGGGGAAGATGGGAACGCACCGCCTCCCAGATGAGATGATAGTTCAGATGCTGAAGGACAATGGGTTTGACAAGGTAAAGCTGTTTGATGCTGATGAGAGCAGCATGAAAGCTTTGAGTGGGAGTGACCTTGAGGTTATGGTTGCCATACCGAACTACATGTTACAAGCGATGAGTGATGATCCTGGCGTGGCCAGTGACTGGGTTGCAGCGAATGTGACTAGATATAGCTATCCCGGAGGAGTAAACATCAA ATATGTTGCAGTTGGCAATGAGCCGTTCCTACAGACCTACAATGGCTCCTTCTTGAATATCACTCTGCCAGCTTTGCAAAATGTTCAGAAAGCCCTTCACAAAGTAGGGCTAGGAAGACAGATAAAAGTCACCGTCCCCTTCAATGCTGATGTCTACAATTCTCCATTGTCAAACCCAGTTCCATCAGCTGGCGATTTCCGATCGGATATCCGAGAACTCACAATCCAAATTGTTGAATTCCTCTCAGAAAACAACGCACCATTCACTGTCAACATCTACCCATTCCTCAGCCTCTATGGCAATGACTACTTCCCCATGGACTATGCTTTCTTTGATGGCACTAACAAGCCCATCAAGGACGGGAACACCATCTACAATAATGTATTTGATGCCAACCTTGATACCCTCATCTGGGCCTTGCAGAAAGCTGGATACCCCGACATGCCCATCCTTGTAGGAGAAGTTGGTTGGCCCACGGACGGCGATAAGCATGCAAATGTCGACAACGCCAAGAGATTTAACCAGGGGTTGCTTCGCCATGTTTTGAGTGGTGAAGGGACCCCGATGAGAAGCAGTAAGATCCATGTGTATCTTTTCAGTCTGATAGATGAGAATGCAAAGTCCATCGACCCCGGAAGCTTCGAACGGCACTGGGGCATCTTTGAGTTCGATGGAAAACCCAAGTACGAATTAGATCTATCAGGTCATGAAGAAAACAAGGCTCTGAGGGCTGCAGAGGGTGTAGAGTACCTACCTAGACGGTGGTGTGTTCTGGACCCAGATGCAACTGATCTAGCAAAGCTTCCAGACAGCATAACTTATGCCTGCACATTCTCTGATTGCACTGCTCTGGGTTACGGATCTTCTTGTAACCACCTGGGTGTTGATGGGAATGCTTCCTATGCATTCAACATGTATTATCAGGTGGGGAACCAGCAGACTGTTGACTGTGTTTTTTCAGGATTGGCAATGGTGACTGATCAGGATCCAACAGATGGAACTTGCCGGTTTCCAGTAATGGTTGCGTATAGTTCCTCCACGACATGGAATAGATTGAGGAATAAGTTACCAGCAGTAGTTGGGGTGATCATGGTGTTCTTTTTCCTGATAGAATACCAAAGAGATGTTGGTGTCTTTGTGTTGTGA